A region of Flavobacterium album DNA encodes the following proteins:
- a CDS encoding heavy-metal-associated domain-containing protein, translated as MKRLILILLITLTGLSVQAQEKKDKNAKYEIEVKGNCDQCKKRIEKAAYSVKGVKSAVWHEDQQDLDLIIDETKCSLNDVRAAIAKAGHDTDTIKAEKADYDNLHSCCKYDRG; from the coding sequence ATGAAAAGACTAATTCTAATACTACTGATAACCCTTACCGGGCTATCTGTACAGGCACAGGAAAAAAAGGACAAGAACGCCAAATACGAAATTGAGGTAAAAGGCAACTGCGACCAGTGTAAGAAACGCATAGAAAAAGCGGCCTACAGCGTGAAAGGCGTAAAGTCGGCAGTATGGCATGAAGACCAACAAGACCTCGATCTTATCATCGACGAGACAAAATGCAGCCTTAATGATGTGCGCGCAGCCATCGCTAAAGCAGGCCATGATACCGATACCATAAAGGCAGAGAAAGCAGACTACGATAATCTGCATAGTTGCTGCAAGTATGACAGGGGATAA